A stretch of the Hippoglossus hippoglossus isolate fHipHip1 chromosome 1, fHipHip1.pri, whole genome shotgun sequence genome encodes the following:
- the tk1 gene encoding thymidine kinase, cytosolic → MDCVDFQRVLPNSPRKARGQIQIIFGPMFSGKSTELMRRVRRFQIAQYNCLVIKYAKDQRYSDTGMATHDKSTMEAVPANSLGDVRSLALKVCVIGVDEGQFFPDTVDFCEEMANLGKTIIVAALDGTFQRKPFGNILNLVPLAESVVKLHAVCMQCYKEAAYTKRIGSEKEVEVIGGADKYLAVCRRCYGGLMEEKENSTPFRNETPQHPSGKIIDCGVPRKPFSSLHL, encoded by the exons ATGGACTGTGTGGATTTCCAGAGAGTTCTTCCAAACTCACCGAGGAAAGCCCGGGGACAGATTCAG ATCATCTTCGGACCCATGTTTTCAGGCAAAAG CACTGAGCTGATGAGGAGAGTGCGCCGCTTCCAGATAGCTCAGTACAACTGCCTGGTGATTAAATATGCCAAAGACCAACGATACAGTGACACAGGCATGGCTACACACGACAA AAGCACAATGGAGGCTGTACCAGCCAACAGTCTGGGGGATGTGAGGTCTCTGGCACTGAAAGTCTGTGTCATTGGAGTTGATGAAGGACAGTTT TTTCCAGACACGGTGGATTTTTGTGAGGAGATGGCCAATTTAGGAAAGACAATCATTGTAGCTGCCTTGGATGGAACTTTCCAGAGAAAG CCATTTGGAAACATCCTGAATCTCGTCCCTCTGGCAGAGAGCGTGGTGAAGCTCCACGCTGTCTGCATGCAGTGTTACAAAGAAGCTGCCTACACCAAGAGGATAGGATCAGAGAAGGAG GTGGAAGTGATCGGCGGAGCAGACAAATATCTGGCGGTGTGTAGAAGGTGTTACGGGGGTCtaatggaggaaaaagagaacaGCACTCCCTTCAGGAATGAAACTCCACAACATCCCTCAGGAAAAATCATAGACTGTGGAGTTCCCCGGAAacctttctcctctctccatctctga
- the syngr2b gene encoding synaptogyrin-2b: MEDAGGATVYGASLAGGGFDLNKFVRQPQTIVRLLSWIFAMVVFGCITTEGYINSPLSAEAKCMFNQNNSACQYAVAIGVMAFLACVAFLVLDVYLPFMSNAQERKYAVMADLGFSGVWAFLWFVCFCLLANQWGRTHDDSGIPRDAAHATIAFSFFSIATWGILAYYGLVRFRRGVTEVTLPNHAEPPSDHHTAYPPTYPPTTYNPTTYTPTSYAAYPSSMPDMHQPPPFASNPQPQGDVGYQPPNY; this comes from the exons ATGGAAGACGCGGGCGGTGCAACTGTGTACGGGGCTTCGCTCGCAGGAGGAGGCTTCGACTTGAACAAGTTTGTCCGACAGCCGCAGACCATAGTGCGGCTGCTGAGCTGG ATATTTGCCATGGTGGTGTTTGGCTGCATCACAACAGAGGGATACATCAACAGTCCCCTAAGTGCCGAGGCAAAGTGCATGTTCAACCAGAATAACTCGGCATGTCAGTATGCTGTTGCCATTGGGGTGATGGCCTTCCTGGCCTGCGTGGCCTTCCTGGTGTTAGATGTTTACTTGCCTTTCATGAGCAATGCACAGGAGAGGAAGTACGCTGTCATGGCCGACCTGGGATTCTCAG GGGTGTGGGCCTTCCTGTGGTTCGTGTGTTTCTGCCTGTTGGCCAATCAGTGGGGTCGCACTCATGATGACAGCGGTATCCCCCGCGATGCTGCACACGCCACCATTGCCTTCTCATTCTTCTCCATCGCCACCTGG GGAATCCTAGCCTACTACGGGCTGGTTCGTTTCCGCCGTGGTGTCACTGAAGTTACCCTCCCGAACCACGCAGAGCCGCCATCAGATCACCACACCGCTTACCCTCCGACCTACCCCCCCACCACCTACAACCCCACCACCTACACCCCTACCAGTTACGCAGCCTATCCCAGCAGCATGCCCGACATGCACCAGCCGCCTCCCTTCGCCTCGAACCCTCAGCCGCAAGGAGACGTGGGCTACCAGCCACCCAACTACTGA
- the si:dkey-93h22.7 gene encoding platelet endothelial cell adhesion molecule isoform X2, producing MLEVSSCMKVSHFSLRMFASLLVVTLGLCYCRTDSNQTFLGIPQLFGPSEALLGEIVVFKCVMPNHPKNESVLLQLYNKDNDKRLGESTSLSGEAGTFTLLIKLSHEGNLECLARAQNNSHTMPTVSRTHHLRVVGQVELSEDENLELLCEITAGNHVSYKWQQNGQPISPSPSLHLSDNSLFISRTTSENIGYYTCMATNYYNQTVFSTSTSPDVEITVEDVVSAPDISFTVLKEDSYNYSAVVTCESTIGTLPVTFSLYNRTELVANVTSDNRRAIFKLPLVLDQYSGELQCNADNGAQVAHSQWVPLEVVSVGGPVTMHYDSDIGENFAVIGLRLYCKVAKGSHPRYQWFLNKTLLHDKGSFYYVVDQPPEQSILLLSVGRSSAGTYHCQVSDSFDNTTAISSWEQYLDKEVLNRPPVYVVAVVFGCFTALILLVSVCCIGVVYNRGLEMERRVVAYEGELDLREYGEDAGVVRSARGGEFDQTSEASADEWP from the exons ATGTTGGAAGTCAGTAGTTGTATGAAAGTCAGTCATTTTTCTTTGAGAATGTTTGCTTCCCTCCTCGTGGTCACGCTGG ggtTATGCTACTGCAGAACGGACAGCA atcAGACATTTCTGGGGATTCCACAGCTGTTTGGCCCTTCAGAGGCTTTGCTGGGAGAAATTGTAGTATTCAAATGTGTAATGCCAAACCACCCAAAGAATGAATCTGTCCTGCTGCAGTTATACAA CAAGGATAATGACAAGCGGTTGGGTGAGTCTACCTCCCTGTCTGGGGAAGCTGGAACCTTCACCCTGCTCATCAAACTGTCCCATGAGGGCAACCTGGAGTGTTTGGCCAGAGCACAGAACAACTCTCACACCATGCCCACTGTCAGCAGAACACACCACCTGAGGGTGGTTG GTCAAGTAGAGTTGTCGGAGGACGAGAATCTGGAGCTGCTCTGTGAAATTACTGCTGGAAACCACGTGTCCTATAAATGGCAGCAGAATGGTCAGCCCATCTCTCCGTCTCCTAGTCTTCATCTCTCAGATAACAGTCTCTTCATCTCCAG AACCACTTCAGAAAACATCGGCTATTACACATGCATGGCTACCAACTACTACAACCAAACAGTCTTCTCAACCTCCACAAGTCCTGATGTTGAAATCACAGTCGA AGATGTGGTGTCAGCCCCTGATATCTCCTTCACTGTGCTGAAGGAGGATTCCTACAACTACTCTGCTGTGGTCACATGTGAGTCGACGATTGGGACCCTGCCTGTCACCTTTTCACTCTACAACAGGACAGAGCTGGTTGCCAATGTGACGAGTGATAACAGGAGGGCCATATTTAAGTTACCACTTGTCTTGGATCAGTACTCGGGAGAGCTCCAGTGCAACGCGGACAACGGAGCCCAGGTTGCTCACAGTCAGTGGGTGCCCTTGGAAGTTG TCTCAGTTGGCGGGCCTGTGACCATGCACTACGACTCCGACATTGGAGAAAACTTTGCTGTGATTGGCCTGAGGTTGTACTGCAAGGTGGCAAAGGGATCTCATCCACGTTACCAGTGGTTCCTCAACAAAACCCTTCTCCATGACAAAGGAAGTTTCTACTACGTGGTCGACCAGCCGCCAGAACAGTCAATACTCCTGCTGTCTGTGGGGAGGAGCAGCGCTGGGACGTATCACTGCCAAGTGTCTGACAGCTTTGACAACACTACTGCAATAAGCAGTTGGGAGCAATATTTGGATAAAGAAG tgCTGAACCGTCCCCCTGTCTATGTAGTGGCAGTTGTCTTTGGTTGTTTCACAGCTTTGATTCTCCTGGTGTCCGTCTGTTGTATTGGAGTGGTGTACA ATAGGGGtctggagatggagagaagggtAGTTGCCTACGAAGGCGAGCTG GATCTGCGTGAGTACGGTGAGGATGCAGGTGTGGTGAGATCAGCCAGAGGGGGTGAATTTGATCAG ACATCTGAGGCCTCTGCAGATGAATGGCCCTAA
- the si:dkey-93h22.7 gene encoding platelet endothelial cell adhesion molecule isoform X1 yields the protein MLEVSSCMKVSHFSLRMFASLLVVTLGLCYCRTDSNQTFLGIPQLFGPSEALLGEIVVFKCVMPNHPKNESVLLQLYNKDNDKRLGESTSLSGEAGTFTLLIKLSHEGNLECLARAQNNSHTMPTVSRTHHLRVVEGVKEAQIFVGSGQVELSEDENLELLCEITAGNHVSYKWQQNGQPISPSPSLHLSDNSLFISRTTSENIGYYTCMATNYYNQTVFSTSTSPDVEITVEDVVSAPDISFTVLKEDSYNYSAVVTCESTIGTLPVTFSLYNRTELVANVTSDNRRAIFKLPLVLDQYSGELQCNADNGAQVAHSQWVPLEVVSVGGPVTMHYDSDIGENFAVIGLRLYCKVAKGSHPRYQWFLNKTLLHDKGSFYYVVDQPPEQSILLLSVGRSSAGTYHCQVSDSFDNTTAISSWEQYLDKEVLNRPPVYVVAVVFGCFTALILLVSVCCIGVVYNRGLEMERRVVAYEGELDLREYGEDAGVVRSARGGEFDQTSEASADEWP from the exons ATGTTGGAAGTCAGTAGTTGTATGAAAGTCAGTCATTTTTCTTTGAGAATGTTTGCTTCCCTCCTCGTGGTCACGCTGG ggtTATGCTACTGCAGAACGGACAGCA atcAGACATTTCTGGGGATTCCACAGCTGTTTGGCCCTTCAGAGGCTTTGCTGGGAGAAATTGTAGTATTCAAATGTGTAATGCCAAACCACCCAAAGAATGAATCTGTCCTGCTGCAGTTATACAA CAAGGATAATGACAAGCGGTTGGGTGAGTCTACCTCCCTGTCTGGGGAAGCTGGAACCTTCACCCTGCTCATCAAACTGTCCCATGAGGGCAACCTGGAGTGTTTGGCCAGAGCACAGAACAACTCTCACACCATGCCCACTGTCAGCAGAACACACCACCTGAGGGTGGTTG AGGGAGTAAAGGAGGCACAGATTTTTGTTGGTTCAGGTCAAGTAGAGTTGTCGGAGGACGAGAATCTGGAGCTGCTCTGTGAAATTACTGCTGGAAACCACGTGTCCTATAAATGGCAGCAGAATGGTCAGCCCATCTCTCCGTCTCCTAGTCTTCATCTCTCAGATAACAGTCTCTTCATCTCCAG AACCACTTCAGAAAACATCGGCTATTACACATGCATGGCTACCAACTACTACAACCAAACAGTCTTCTCAACCTCCACAAGTCCTGATGTTGAAATCACAGTCGA AGATGTGGTGTCAGCCCCTGATATCTCCTTCACTGTGCTGAAGGAGGATTCCTACAACTACTCTGCTGTGGTCACATGTGAGTCGACGATTGGGACCCTGCCTGTCACCTTTTCACTCTACAACAGGACAGAGCTGGTTGCCAATGTGACGAGTGATAACAGGAGGGCCATATTTAAGTTACCACTTGTCTTGGATCAGTACTCGGGAGAGCTCCAGTGCAACGCGGACAACGGAGCCCAGGTTGCTCACAGTCAGTGGGTGCCCTTGGAAGTTG TCTCAGTTGGCGGGCCTGTGACCATGCACTACGACTCCGACATTGGAGAAAACTTTGCTGTGATTGGCCTGAGGTTGTACTGCAAGGTGGCAAAGGGATCTCATCCACGTTACCAGTGGTTCCTCAACAAAACCCTTCTCCATGACAAAGGAAGTTTCTACTACGTGGTCGACCAGCCGCCAGAACAGTCAATACTCCTGCTGTCTGTGGGGAGGAGCAGCGCTGGGACGTATCACTGCCAAGTGTCTGACAGCTTTGACAACACTACTGCAATAAGCAGTTGGGAGCAATATTTGGATAAAGAAG tgCTGAACCGTCCCCCTGTCTATGTAGTGGCAGTTGTCTTTGGTTGTTTCACAGCTTTGATTCTCCTGGTGTCCGTCTGTTGTATTGGAGTGGTGTACA ATAGGGGtctggagatggagagaagggtAGTTGCCTACGAAGGCGAGCTG GATCTGCGTGAGTACGGTGAGGATGCAGGTGTGGTGAGATCAGCCAGAGGGGGTGAATTTGATCAG ACATCTGAGGCCTCTGCAGATGAATGGCCCTAA
- the LOC117777241 gene encoding uncharacterized protein LOC117777241 isoform X3 — translation MKNLQTLYLLPLLALASLFIKISGSVSPRPVLTGPHMAYLNSRVAFRCTAPDSSPPVTYQLMRDGGIPIATGIDLQGDQSAPFFLKVAATSEGSYHCKATTEGGTGVSNIITLSVVSNELVMEQATPEHAGHYSCMAWSMVQDNTRFSSSTEVKVTVKAYVSKPNISFSIFKEGDGYQGNITCWSTRGSHPVNFSLSVDDKEVGSLTANESLTVWFLVAMVPGMDMGVARCWVKTEMQELMSEPVTLEVVPVGGDVTAEVEYLYRADSKPSAARLRCVVSRGTFPQISWLLNNSVLPSETNLDVQSQDDLTHVALANRRQTLVLTKLTSEESGYYRCRVRNSYDDSGPWVESGDVLVRVTDRILNSMPPATSSTETAPKAFMNPTEIITIAFCCFLLLMLAVGVACVYRMFDHNQAHAHIAATNSDPLPLTAPSSQSGDKQVGISSAD, via the exons ATGAAGAATCTACAGACTCTTTATTTGTTGCCTCTTTTGG CTCTGGCAAGTTTGTTCATCAAGATAA GTGGATCAGTTTCTCCTCGCCCAGTTCTGACCGGCCCTCACATGGCCTACCTCAACTCGAGGGTGGCTTTCCGATGTACTGCACCTGACTCCTCTCCACCAGTCACCTACCAGCTGATGAGAGATGGTGGTATCCCAATCGCCACAGGCATCGATCTCCAAGGAGACCAATCTGCACCATTCTTCCTGAAGGTCGCTGCAACATCAGAGGGGTCGTACCACTGCAAGGCAACGACTGAAGGAGGCACAGGAGTCAGCAACATCATCACGCTGAGTGTTGTCA GTAatgagctggtgatggagcAGGCCACTCCAGAGCATGCTGGGCACTACTCCTGCATGGCCTGGTCCATGGTTCAGGACAACACAAGGTTTTCAAGCAGCACCGAGGTCAAGGTGACAGTCAAAG CTTATGTATCAAAGCCAAACATCTCCTTCTCCATCTTCAAAGAGGGAGACGGTTACCAAGGCAACATAACCTGCTGGTCAACCAGAGGGAGCCATCCGGTCAACTTTTCTCTCTCAGTAGATGACAAAGAGGTGGGATCCCTCACAGCGAACGAATCCCTCACTGTCTGGTTCCTTGTTGCCATGGTACCCGGGATGGACATGGGCGTGGCGCGATGCTGGGTGAAAACTGAGATGCAGGAGTTGATGAGTGAACCTGTGACTCTGGAAGTGG TCCCAGTTGGAGGCGACGTGACAGCGGAGGTGGAATATCTCTACAGAGCCGACTCCAAGCCTTCCGCCGCCAGGCTGAGGTGTGTGGTCAGCAGAGGAACCTTTCCTCAAATCTCCTGGCTCTTGAATAACTCTGTCCTTCCCTCTGAGACAAATCTGGACGTCCAGTCTCAGGATGACCTGACTCACGTTGCCCTCGCCAACCGTAGACAGACACTCGTCCTCACTAAGCTCACCTCAGAGGAGTCTGGGTATTACCGCTGCAGGGTCAGGAACAGCTATGATGACTCCGGGCCCTGGGTGGAGAGTGGAGATGTGCTGGTCCGAGTCACAG ATAGGATCCTTAACTCCATGCCTCCAGCAACATCTTCCACTGAAACAGCACCAA AGGCTTTCATGAACCCGACAGAGATCATCACCATAGCGTTCTGCTGCTTCCTTTTGCTCATGTTGGCAGTTGGTGTGGCCTGTGTTTACAGGATGTTTGACCACaaccaag CTCATGCCCACATTGCTGCGACCAA TTCAGATCCACTTCCTCTGACTGCACCCTCGTCCCAGTCGGGAGACAAGCAGGTCGGGATCTCCTCTGCAGACTGA
- the LOC117777241 gene encoding Fc receptor-like protein 5 isoform X2, which translates to MKNLQTLYLLPLLALASLFIKISGSVSPRPVLTGPHMAYLNSRVAFRCTAPDSSPPVTYQLMRDGGIPIATGIDLQGDQSAPFFLKVAATSEGSYHCKATTEGGTGVSNIITLSVVIPASNTRVTAEPFPPVAYEGSRIILKCNVTRGSHLSYTWFFNRKALTSSTSPLFHLTGNELVMEQATPEHAGHYSCMAWSMVQDNTRFSSSTEVKVTVKAYVSKPNISFSIFKEGDGYQGNITCWSTRGSHPVNFSLSVDDKEVGSLTANESLTVWFLVAMVPGMDMGVARCWVKTEMQELMSEPVTLEVVPVGGDVTAEVEYLYRADSKPSAARLRCVVSRGTFPQISWLLNNSVLPSETNLDVQSQDDLTHVALANRRQTLVLTKLTSEESGYYRCRVRNSYDDSGPWVESGDVLVRVTEAFMNPTEIITIAFCCFLLLMLAVGVACVYRMFDHNQAHAHIAATNSDPLPLTAPSSQSGDKQVGISSAD; encoded by the exons ATGAAGAATCTACAGACTCTTTATTTGTTGCCTCTTTTGG CTCTGGCAAGTTTGTTCATCAAGATAA GTGGATCAGTTTCTCCTCGCCCAGTTCTGACCGGCCCTCACATGGCCTACCTCAACTCGAGGGTGGCTTTCCGATGTACTGCACCTGACTCCTCTCCACCAGTCACCTACCAGCTGATGAGAGATGGTGGTATCCCAATCGCCACAGGCATCGATCTCCAAGGAGACCAATCTGCACCATTCTTCCTGAAGGTCGCTGCAACATCAGAGGGGTCGTACCACTGCAAGGCAACGACTGAAGGAGGCACAGGAGTCAGCAACATCATCACGCTGAGTGTTGTCA TTCCAGCATCAAATACCAGAGTGACCGCTGAACCTTTCCCCCCAGTCGCATACGAGGGGTCACGCATCATCCTAAAATGCAACGTCACAAGGGGCTCCCACCTGTCCTACACCTGGTTTTTCAACAGGAAGGCACTAACATCTTCtacctctcctcttttccacctcACTGGTAatgagctggtgatggagcAGGCCACTCCAGAGCATGCTGGGCACTACTCCTGCATGGCCTGGTCCATGGTTCAGGACAACACAAGGTTTTCAAGCAGCACCGAGGTCAAGGTGACAGTCAAAG CTTATGTATCAAAGCCAAACATCTCCTTCTCCATCTTCAAAGAGGGAGACGGTTACCAAGGCAACATAACCTGCTGGTCAACCAGAGGGAGCCATCCGGTCAACTTTTCTCTCTCAGTAGATGACAAAGAGGTGGGATCCCTCACAGCGAACGAATCCCTCACTGTCTGGTTCCTTGTTGCCATGGTACCCGGGATGGACATGGGCGTGGCGCGATGCTGGGTGAAAACTGAGATGCAGGAGTTGATGAGTGAACCTGTGACTCTGGAAGTGG TCCCAGTTGGAGGCGACGTGACAGCGGAGGTGGAATATCTCTACAGAGCCGACTCCAAGCCTTCCGCCGCCAGGCTGAGGTGTGTGGTCAGCAGAGGAACCTTTCCTCAAATCTCCTGGCTCTTGAATAACTCTGTCCTTCCCTCTGAGACAAATCTGGACGTCCAGTCTCAGGATGACCTGACTCACGTTGCCCTCGCCAACCGTAGACAGACACTCGTCCTCACTAAGCTCACCTCAGAGGAGTCTGGGTATTACCGCTGCAGGGTCAGGAACAGCTATGATGACTCCGGGCCCTGGGTGGAGAGTGGAGATGTGCTGGTCCGAGTCACAG AGGCTTTCATGAACCCGACAGAGATCATCACCATAGCGTTCTGCTGCTTCCTTTTGCTCATGTTGGCAGTTGGTGTGGCCTGTGTTTACAGGATGTTTGACCACaaccaag CTCATGCCCACATTGCTGCGACCAA TTCAGATCCACTTCCTCTGACTGCACCCTCGTCCCAGTCGGGAGACAAGCAGGTCGGGATCTCCTCTGCAGACTGA
- the LOC117777241 gene encoding Fc receptor-like protein 5 isoform X1, protein MKNLQTLYLLPLLALASLFIKISGSVSPRPVLTGPHMAYLNSRVAFRCTAPDSSPPVTYQLMRDGGIPIATGIDLQGDQSAPFFLKVAATSEGSYHCKATTEGGTGVSNIITLSVVIPASNTRVTAEPFPPVAYEGSRIILKCNVTRGSHLSYTWFFNRKALTSSTSPLFHLTGNELVMEQATPEHAGHYSCMAWSMVQDNTRFSSSTEVKVTVKAYVSKPNISFSIFKEGDGYQGNITCWSTRGSHPVNFSLSVDDKEVGSLTANESLTVWFLVAMVPGMDMGVARCWVKTEMQELMSEPVTLEVVPVGGDVTAEVEYLYRADSKPSAARLRCVVSRGTFPQISWLLNNSVLPSETNLDVQSQDDLTHVALANRRQTLVLTKLTSEESGYYRCRVRNSYDDSGPWVESGDVLVRVTDRILNSMPPATSSTETAPKAFMNPTEIITIAFCCFLLLMLAVGVACVYRMFDHNQAHAHIAATNSDPLPLTAPSSQSGDKQVGISSAD, encoded by the exons ATGAAGAATCTACAGACTCTTTATTTGTTGCCTCTTTTGG CTCTGGCAAGTTTGTTCATCAAGATAA GTGGATCAGTTTCTCCTCGCCCAGTTCTGACCGGCCCTCACATGGCCTACCTCAACTCGAGGGTGGCTTTCCGATGTACTGCACCTGACTCCTCTCCACCAGTCACCTACCAGCTGATGAGAGATGGTGGTATCCCAATCGCCACAGGCATCGATCTCCAAGGAGACCAATCTGCACCATTCTTCCTGAAGGTCGCTGCAACATCAGAGGGGTCGTACCACTGCAAGGCAACGACTGAAGGAGGCACAGGAGTCAGCAACATCATCACGCTGAGTGTTGTCA TTCCAGCATCAAATACCAGAGTGACCGCTGAACCTTTCCCCCCAGTCGCATACGAGGGGTCACGCATCATCCTAAAATGCAACGTCACAAGGGGCTCCCACCTGTCCTACACCTGGTTTTTCAACAGGAAGGCACTAACATCTTCtacctctcctcttttccacctcACTGGTAatgagctggtgatggagcAGGCCACTCCAGAGCATGCTGGGCACTACTCCTGCATGGCCTGGTCCATGGTTCAGGACAACACAAGGTTTTCAAGCAGCACCGAGGTCAAGGTGACAGTCAAAG CTTATGTATCAAAGCCAAACATCTCCTTCTCCATCTTCAAAGAGGGAGACGGTTACCAAGGCAACATAACCTGCTGGTCAACCAGAGGGAGCCATCCGGTCAACTTTTCTCTCTCAGTAGATGACAAAGAGGTGGGATCCCTCACAGCGAACGAATCCCTCACTGTCTGGTTCCTTGTTGCCATGGTACCCGGGATGGACATGGGCGTGGCGCGATGCTGGGTGAAAACTGAGATGCAGGAGTTGATGAGTGAACCTGTGACTCTGGAAGTGG TCCCAGTTGGAGGCGACGTGACAGCGGAGGTGGAATATCTCTACAGAGCCGACTCCAAGCCTTCCGCCGCCAGGCTGAGGTGTGTGGTCAGCAGAGGAACCTTTCCTCAAATCTCCTGGCTCTTGAATAACTCTGTCCTTCCCTCTGAGACAAATCTGGACGTCCAGTCTCAGGATGACCTGACTCACGTTGCCCTCGCCAACCGTAGACAGACACTCGTCCTCACTAAGCTCACCTCAGAGGAGTCTGGGTATTACCGCTGCAGGGTCAGGAACAGCTATGATGACTCCGGGCCCTGGGTGGAGAGTGGAGATGTGCTGGTCCGAGTCACAG ATAGGATCCTTAACTCCATGCCTCCAGCAACATCTTCCACTGAAACAGCACCAA AGGCTTTCATGAACCCGACAGAGATCATCACCATAGCGTTCTGCTGCTTCCTTTTGCTCATGTTGGCAGTTGGTGTGGCCTGTGTTTACAGGATGTTTGACCACaaccaag CTCATGCCCACATTGCTGCGACCAA TTCAGATCCACTTCCTCTGACTGCACCCTCGTCCCAGTCGGGAGACAAGCAGGTCGGGATCTCCTCTGCAGACTGA